The proteins below come from a single Streptococcus canis genomic window:
- the cas4 gene encoding CRISPR-associated protein Cas4, which produces MVYSEDDYLMLSGIQHFQFCKRQWALIHIEQQWLDNEATAHGQILHTKADNPYIKEKRKDLLVSRAMPISSAELGLSGIMDVVEFYKDDQGVSLRGKRGKWLPKVVEYKRGKPKKDTRDMVQLVAQTMCLEETLGCHINEGCLYYHSVNQRVTVEMTSDLRQEVRELATEMHEVYQSRLLPKAAYFKNCQLCSLVDICKPRLSKKTRSVSRYINEAMTKEEMNL; this is translated from the coding sequence ATGGTCTATTCCGAAGATGATTATTTAATGCTATCAGGTATTCAGCATTTCCAATTTTGTAAACGTCAATGGGCGTTGATTCATATTGAGCAACAATGGCTTGATAATGAAGCGACAGCGCATGGGCAGATTCTACATACTAAAGCAGATAACCCTTACATTAAAGAAAAGCGAAAAGATCTTTTGGTCTCACGTGCTATGCCAATTTCTTCTGCAGAACTTGGACTTTCAGGAATTATGGATGTTGTGGAATTTTATAAAGATGATCAAGGTGTGTCGTTGAGGGGAAAACGAGGGAAATGGTTGCCAAAAGTTGTGGAATACAAGCGCGGAAAACCTAAAAAAGATACAAGGGATATGGTCCAGTTGGTGGCTCAGACCATGTGTTTAGAAGAAACGCTAGGCTGTCACATTAACGAAGGTTGTCTTTATTACCATAGTGTCAATCAAAGAGTGACTGTTGAAATGACATCAGATTTGCGTCAAGAGGTGAGGGAGTTAGCCACAGAGATGCATGAGGTTTATCAGAGTCGACTGTTACCTAAGGCGGCTTATTTTAAAAACTGTCAGCTTTGTTCTTTAGTCGATATTTGTAAGCCCAGATTGAGTAAAAAAACAAGGAGCGTGTCACGTTACATCAATGAGGCTATGACCAAGGAGGAGATGAACCTATGA
- the cas1c gene encoding type I-C CRISPR-associated endonuclease Cas1c, with product MKKLLNTLYLTQEDFYVTKEGDNIVIKQEGKVLKRFPFRIIDGIVCFSYLGVSPALVKLCTENQINLSFHTPQGRFCGRYIGSTNGNVLLRREHYRLSDREESLEYAKRFILAKISNSRKYLLRFKRDHRQQIDTTLFEAVNDELIWALEMVQAADNKDSLRGIEGQAANQYFRIFNDLVLTDKKTFHFQGRSKRPPLDCVNALLSFGYSLLTFECQSALEAVGLDSYVGFFHTDRPGRASLALDLVEEFRSYIVDRFVFSLINKGQLQRKHFEVKENGSILLTENGRAIFIDLWQKRKHTEVEHPFTKEKVKLMLLPYVQAQLLAKAIRGDLESYPPFMV from the coding sequence ATGAAAAAACTGCTGAATACCTTGTATTTGACGCAAGAAGACTTTTATGTCACCAAAGAGGGTGATAATATTGTCATTAAGCAAGAAGGGAAGGTTCTCAAACGGTTTCCGTTTCGGATTATTGACGGCATTGTCTGTTTTTCTTATTTAGGGGTGTCACCTGCTTTGGTAAAATTATGTACGGAAAATCAGATTAATTTATCATTTCATACGCCACAAGGCCGTTTCTGTGGTCGCTATATTGGTTCAACCAATGGGAATGTGTTATTGCGTAGAGAACATTATCGTTTATCTGATCGTGAGGAATCTTTGGAATATGCGAAGCGATTTATTTTGGCTAAAATTTCCAACTCAAGGAAATACTTGCTGCGCTTTAAACGAGATCATCGTCAACAGATTGATACCACGCTTTTTGAGGCTGTTAATGACGAATTGATATGGGCCTTAGAGATGGTTCAGGCTGCAGATAATAAAGACTCTTTGAGAGGGATTGAAGGCCAAGCTGCTAATCAGTATTTTCGTATTTTTAATGATTTGGTGCTGACGGATAAAAAAACATTTCACTTCCAAGGTCGGAGTAAGCGACCGCCCTTAGACTGTGTTAATGCCCTTTTGTCTTTTGGTTACAGTTTACTGACCTTTGAATGTCAATCTGCCTTGGAAGCTGTCGGTTTAGATAGTTACGTTGGTTTCTTTCACACAGATCGTCCTGGGCGTGCCAGTTTAGCGCTTGATTTAGTTGAAGAGTTCCGCTCATATATTGTTGATCGTTTTGTCTTTTCATTGATTAATAAAGGACAACTTCAGAGAAAACACTTTGAGGTTAAAGAAAATGGTAGCATTTTATTGACGGAAAATGGCAGAGCTATTTTTATTGATTTGTGGCAGAAGCGTAAGCATACTGAGGTAGAACATCCTTTTACAAAAGAAAAAGTAAAACTGATGCTATTACCCTATGTGCAAGCGCAGCTTTTAGCTAAGGCCATACGAGGAGATTTAGAAAGCTATCCACCTTTTATGGTTTAG
- the cas2 gene encoding CRISPR-associated endonuclease Cas2, with protein MMVLVTYDVNTETSAGRKRLRHVAKLCVDYGQRVQNSVFECSVTPAEFVDIKHRLTQIIDGETDSIRFYLLGKNWQRRVETLGRSDSYDPDKGVLLL; from the coding sequence ATGATGGTTTTAGTTACTTATGATGTAAATACTGAGACATCGGCTGGTAGGAAAAGATTACGTCATGTTGCCAAACTCTGTGTGGACTATGGGCAACGTGTTCAAAATTCTGTTTTTGAATGTTCTGTGACACCCGCAGAATTTGTGGATATAAAACACCGCTTAACACAGATTATTGATGGGGAAACTGATAGTATTCGCTTTTATTTATTGGGTAAGAATTGGCAGAGGCGTGTGGAAACACTTGGTCGCTCAGACAGCTATGACCCAGATAAAGGTGTCTTATTATTGTAA
- a CDS encoding Gfo/Idh/MocA family protein → MTKVRYGIVSTAQVAPRFIEGVRFSGNGEVVAVSSRSLDKAKAFAAAHQLPKAYGSLDDMLLDTSIDAIYVASINQDHFPTARKALLADKHVLVEKPFTLTTAQAEELFALAQERGLFLMEAQKAVFIPMTQHVKSLIAAGELGDIVSVSSTTAYPNIDHVTWFRDLEKGGGTVHFMAPYALSYLSYLFDADIVSASGVAHFPEGQSDSQSKLVLALSNGILVDIFLTTHLNLPHELVIYGTKGRLEISHFWKATHATLIRPDGSRTVIEETMSSDFEAEAYHVSQMILEGQLTSPVMTKDLTLSGIRLIEELYHSWGK, encoded by the coding sequence ATGACTAAGGTTCGGTATGGGATTGTGTCGACAGCGCAGGTGGCCCCTCGTTTTATTGAGGGTGTACGCTTTTCGGGCAATGGCGAGGTTGTGGCGGTGTCTAGTCGGTCACTTGATAAGGCAAAGGCTTTTGCGGCAGCGCATCAGTTACCTAAGGCTTATGGTAGTCTTGATGACATGTTGCTGGATACGTCGATTGATGCTATTTATGTGGCAAGTATCAATCAGGATCATTTTCCTACAGCTAGGAAGGCTTTGCTGGCAGACAAGCATGTTCTCGTGGAAAAACCGTTTACCTTGACAACCGCTCAGGCTGAAGAGCTCTTTGCCTTAGCGCAGGAGCGTGGCTTATTTTTGATGGAAGCTCAGAAGGCTGTCTTTATTCCCATGACACAGCATGTAAAATCCCTCATTGCTGCTGGGGAATTGGGTGATATTGTATCGGTTTCATCAACAACGGCCTACCCAAATATTGATCATGTGACTTGGTTTAGAGATTTGGAAAAAGGAGGTGGAACGGTACATTTTATGGCTCCTTATGCCCTTTCTTACTTATCTTATCTCTTTGATGCTGATATTGTGTCGGCTAGTGGGGTGGCTCATTTTCCCGAAGGGCAAAGCGATAGCCAATCCAAGCTGGTTTTGGCCTTATCCAATGGGATTTTAGTGGATATTTTTCTGACTACTCATCTCAACTTACCCCATGAGTTGGTGATTTATGGGACCAAGGGGCGGTTGGAAATTTCTCATTTTTGGAAAGCTACGCATGCCACCTTGATCAGACCGGATGGCAGTCGTACCGTTATTGAAGAGACCATGTCTAGTGACTTTGAAGCAGAAGCTTATCATGTTAGTCAGATGATTTTAGAAGGTCAATTGACTAGTCCAGTGATGACCAAAGACTTGACCTTATCAGGTATTCGACTGATTGAAGAACTTTACCATTCTTGGGGGAAATAA
- the ccdA2 gene encoding thiol-disulfide oxidoreductase-associated membrane protein CcdA2 — protein MTLSLVLMASVFAAGLLSFFSPCIFPVLPVYLGILLDADDSRAITIFGKKLYWYGIVKTLAFIFGLSTIFVILGYGAGFLGNILYAAWFRYVLGALVIILGIHQMGLITIKSLQFQKSLTFHNNKNRNGLLNAFILGLTFSFGWTPCVGPVLSSVLALVASGGNGAWQGGVLMIIYTLGLGIPFLLISFASGIVLKHFNKLKPHMLLLKKVGGALIIVMGILLMTGTLNNLAQFFG, from the coding sequence ATGACACTATCACTTGTATTAATGGCATCGGTTTTTGCGGCAGGGTTGTTATCTTTTTTCTCTCCTTGTATCTTCCCAGTTCTCCCAGTCTATTTAGGCATTCTACTGGACGCAGATGATTCGAGAGCCATAACTATCTTTGGAAAAAAACTCTATTGGTATGGCATTGTCAAAACCTTGGCCTTTATTTTTGGTTTATCTACTATTTTTGTGATTTTAGGTTATGGGGCCGGTTTTTTAGGAAATATCCTCTATGCTGCCTGGTTTCGCTATGTGTTGGGAGCCTTAGTCATTATCTTGGGGATTCATCAGATGGGTCTTATTACCATTAAGAGTTTGCAATTTCAAAAATCATTGACTTTCCACAATAATAAGAACCGTAATGGTTTGTTAAATGCTTTTATCCTTGGTTTGACTTTTAGTTTTGGCTGGACGCCTTGTGTGGGACCTGTTTTGAGTTCTGTCCTAGCTTTGGTGGCGTCAGGGGGAAATGGAGCCTGGCAAGGCGGTGTTTTGATGATTATTTACACCCTTGGATTGGGAATTCCTTTCTTGCTCATCTCTTTTGCATCAGGCATTGTCTTGAAACATTTTAACAAACTCAAACCCCACATGCTTTTACTGAAAAAAGTGGGTGGGGCTCTGATTATAGTCATGGGAATCTTGCTCATGACGGGAACATTAAATAACTTAGCACAATTTTTTGGATAA
- a CDS encoding TlpA disulfide reductase family protein, giving the protein MKKGLLVTTGLACLGLLTACSSQDNMAKKEMTHDKMSMAAKEKDKMSMSKDKSMMTDKPSDKKMINDGSMAPDFELKGIDGKTYRLSDFKGKKVYLKFWASWCSICLSTLADTEDLAKMSDKDYVVLTVVSPGHQGEKSEADFKKWFQGTDYKDLPVLLDPDGKLLKAYGVRSYPTEVFIGSDGVLAKKHIGYAKKSDIEKTLKGIH; this is encoded by the coding sequence ATGAAAAAAGGACTATTAGTAACAACTGGTTTGGCTTGTCTTGGTTTGTTGACTGCTTGCTCAAGCCAAGACAATATGGCTAAAAAAGAAATGACTCATGATAAAATGAGCATGGCAGCTAAAGAGAAAGATAAGATGTCCATGTCAAAGGACAAGTCCATGATGACAGACAAACCATCTGATAAGAAAATGATCAATGATGGCTCTATGGCACCTGATTTTGAACTCAAAGGCATAGATGGCAAAACCTATCGATTATCAGACTTCAAAGGTAAAAAAGTTTATTTGAAATTTTGGGCGTCTTGGTGTTCAATCTGTCTGTCAACCTTAGCAGATACCGAAGATCTTGCTAAAATGTCAGATAAAGACTATGTGGTCTTAACAGTCGTCTCACCAGGTCATCAAGGGGAAAAATCAGAAGCAGACTTTAAAAAATGGTTCCAAGGAACAGACTACAAGGACCTACCAGTCCTCTTAGACCCAGATGGCAAACTATTGAAAGCTTACGGTGTCAGATCTTACCCAACAGAAGTCTTTATTGGAAGCGATGGGGTTCTTGCTAAGAAACATATTGGTTATGCCAAAAAATCAGACATCGAAAAGACCCTTAAAGGCATTCATTGA
- the msrB gene encoding peptide-methionine (R)-S-oxide reductase MsrB, with protein MEHKWRLLLFIVGVVLLIGGASVLIQRGQAKAFSQGKPQLPAKKVKASQMDPNAPVDQKVIYLAGGCFWGVEEYFSQVDGVLDAVSGYANGRGDTTNYQLIHQTGHAETVEVTYNANRISLKELLLHYFRIIDPTSINKQGNDRGSQYRTGIYYTDKADLAVIDEVFKEKAKDYKKKIVVEKAPLKHFIKAEDYHQDYLKKNPNGYCHIDINQATYPVIDESKYPKPSAAEIKAKLSADEYRVTQKNETERAFSNRYWDSFEAGIYVDVVTGEPLFSSKDKFESGCGWPSFSRPISPDVVRYKEDKSFNMTRTEVRSRSGNSHLGHVFTDGPKDQGGLRYCINSLSITFIPKADMEAKGYGYLLTVVE; from the coding sequence ATGGAACACAAATGGAGATTATTGCTATTTATCGTTGGAGTGGTCTTGTTAATAGGCGGAGCTTCTGTTCTCATTCAGAGAGGTCAAGCCAAGGCTTTTAGTCAAGGTAAGCCTCAATTACCAGCCAAAAAGGTCAAAGCTTCTCAAATGGATCCCAATGCTCCTGTTGATCAAAAAGTGATTTACCTTGCGGGTGGCTGTTTCTGGGGCGTTGAAGAATACTTCTCCCAAGTTGATGGTGTCCTAGATGCGGTGTCAGGCTATGCCAATGGTAGAGGAGATACCACTAATTACCAGTTAATTCATCAGACCGGTCATGCGGAAACTGTCGAAGTGACTTACAATGCAAACCGTATTAGCTTGAAAGAATTATTGCTACATTACTTTAGAATCATTGACCCAACTAGTATTAATAAACAAGGAAATGACCGCGGCAGTCAATACCGAACTGGGATTTACTACACTGACAAAGCAGATTTAGCTGTTATTGATGAAGTGTTCAAAGAAAAAGCTAAGGATTACAAGAAGAAAATTGTGGTTGAAAAAGCGCCATTGAAACACTTTATTAAGGCTGAAGACTACCATCAAGATTACCTCAAGAAAAATCCAAATGGCTACTGCCACATTGACATCAATCAAGCGACTTATCCTGTGATTGATGAAAGCAAGTACCCAAAACCAAGTGCCGCAGAGATTAAGGCCAAGCTATCTGCAGACGAGTACCGAGTGACACAAAAAAATGAAACAGAAAGAGCCTTTTCAAACCGCTACTGGGATTCTTTCGAAGCAGGGATTTATGTTGACGTTGTGACTGGTGAGCCACTTTTTTCTTCAAAAGACAAATTTGAATCAGGTTGCGGTTGGCCAAGCTTTAGCCGTCCGATCAGTCCAGATGTTGTCCGCTACAAGGAAGATAAGAGTTTCAATATGACAAGAACAGAAGTGCGCAGCCGTTCAGGGAATTCTCATCTAGGGCATGTCTTTACTGACGGACCTAAAGATCAGGGAGGTCTTCGTTACTGTATCAATAGCTTATCTATTACTTTTATTCCAAAAGCTGATATGGAAGCTAAAGGCTATGGCTATTTATTAACAGTAGTGGAGTAG